The following coding sequences lie in one Capnocytophaga stomatis genomic window:
- a CDS encoding LptF/LptG family permease — protein MKILDRYILTQFLKNFLGTLSILILIFIFQTIWTYIDELAGRGLELWVIGKFLLFSIPQLIPITLPLAVVVSSIMTFGSFSEHYEFAAMKASGISLMRIMRPLIVLMVILSGITFFLVNNVIPVAYREVYDLRRNIAKVKPSMAIPEGIFSNIGDDISIKVSNKHGENGEFLEKVIIHKKTPDKVNRVVINAERGELKSGNNNDFLQLILEDGTYYEDIKTRSYSQQERFPFAKVHFKKYIINLDLSHLNNVDFNEKSDVTTYKMMNVGQLSYAIDSLKTDFKQNLTDQGNSMFRRTGILNLNNTKEAKDSEPEKKEKFKVKSIDDLTNLLDEYKKIQIWDVAVSNNKSQFDNLKFRQDEVEYRYKLMNLHIINFNDKFALTVACFVLFFVAAPLGALIRKGGIGLPLVVAMFLFLSYYFIGLFIKNIAENNSISPIFAPWISTLILLPLGFYLTSRVATDKPIFQFERITRLFYKLKKKK, from the coding sequence TTGAAAATTTTAGATAGATATATCCTGACACAGTTCCTAAAAAATTTTTTAGGAACTCTTTCCATTTTAATCCTTATTTTTATTTTCCAAACCATTTGGACGTATATCGACGAACTTGCTGGTCGTGGGCTGGAACTGTGGGTAATTGGGAAGTTTTTGTTGTTTTCCATTCCGCAGTTAATTCCCATTACCTTACCTTTGGCTGTCGTTGTCTCCTCAATAATGACTTTTGGCTCTTTTTCTGAGCATTACGAATTTGCCGCAATGAAAGCCTCAGGAATTTCCTTAATGAGAATAATGCGTCCGTTAATCGTTCTGATGGTAATCTTAAGCGGGATTACTTTTTTCCTTGTAAACAATGTTATCCCCGTGGCTTACCGCGAAGTATATGATTTGCGAAGAAATATTGCAAAAGTAAAACCTTCTATGGCTATTCCTGAAGGAATTTTTTCAAATATTGGCGATGATATAAGCATCAAAGTCAGCAATAAACACGGAGAAAATGGCGAATTTCTGGAAAAAGTAATCATTCATAAAAAAACGCCCGACAAAGTAAACAGAGTGGTTATCAACGCAGAAAGAGGAGAATTAAAAAGCGGAAACAATAATGATTTTCTTCAGCTGATTCTGGAAGATGGCACTTATTATGAGGATATTAAGACAAGGAGTTACTCCCAACAAGAAAGATTTCCTTTTGCTAAGGTTCATTTCAAAAAGTACATTATCAATCTCGACCTTTCACATTTGAATAATGTAGATTTCAATGAAAAATCAGATGTAACGACCTATAAAATGATGAATGTAGGTCAGTTAAGTTACGCCATTGATTCGTTAAAAACAGATTTCAAACAAAATTTGACTGACCAAGGAAATAGTATGTTCCGCCGTACAGGAATTCTAAATCTCAATAACACAAAAGAAGCTAAAGATTCTGAACCTGAAAAAAAAGAAAAATTTAAAGTAAAATCAATCGATGATTTGACCAATCTTCTTGATGAATATAAAAAAATCCAAATTTGGGATGTTGCCGTCAGTAATAATAAAAGTCAGTTTGACAATCTTAAATTCCGACAAGATGAGGTAGAATATCGTTACAAACTGATGAACCTGCACATCATTAACTTTAATGACAAATTCGCCCTAACTGTGGCTTGTTTTGTGCTATTTTTCGTGGCAGCTCCTTTGGGTGCGTTAATTCGCAAAGGAGGAATCGGTTTGCCTTTGGTTGTGGCTATGTTTCTTTTTCTGTCATATTACTTTATTGGTTTGTTTATCAAAAATATTGCAGAAAACAACTCGATAAGCCCTATATTTGCTCCGTGGATTTCCACTTTAATTCTCTTACCTTTAGGATTTTACCTAACTTCACGTGTAGCAACAGACAAACCCATTTTCCAATTTGAGCGAATTACTCGTTTATTTTACAAATTGAAAAAGAAAAAATAA
- a CDS encoding LolA family protein, producing the protein MKKIFLVFIALCGFFANGQNSDRAKKMLDEVYNKITSYDNIYIDFKYNLDNMAENISQETKGNVTLAKDKYVLNYLGSTRIYDGNKTYTIVPENEEVVIETTSNEDDAAITPSKMLTFYRKGYNYKWDIEQNVRGRKIQYIELKPQKANSDVKQILLGIDVQTKHIYNLIEIGKNSTKTTITVTSFKTNQPIPANLFKFDKEKYKKEGYYISEL; encoded by the coding sequence ATGAAAAAAATATTTTTAGTATTTATCGCTTTGTGTGGATTTTTTGCAAACGGACAAAATAGTGATAGAGCAAAAAAAATGTTAGACGAAGTTTATAACAAAATCACAAGTTACGACAACATTTACATTGATTTTAAATATAATTTGGATAATATGGCTGAAAACATCAGTCAGGAAACTAAAGGAAACGTCACTTTAGCCAAAGACAAATATGTTTTGAACTATTTAGGCTCCACCAGAATATATGACGGAAATAAAACATACACAATAGTTCCTGAAAATGAAGAAGTTGTAATTGAAACTACATCTAACGAAGATGATGCTGCCATCACTCCTTCAAAAATGCTAACTTTCTACAGAAAAGGCTACAACTACAAATGGGACATTGAGCAAAATGTACGCGGAAGAAAAATTCAGTATATCGAATTAAAGCCCCAAAAAGCAAATTCTGATGTAAAACAAATCCTATTGGGGATTGATGTACAAACAAAACATATCTATAACCTCATTGAAATAGGAAAAAACAGTACGAAAACCACAATTACCGTAACAAGTTTTAAAACAAATCAGCCTATTCCTGCTAATCTTTTCAAATTTGATAAAGAAAAGTACAAAAAAGAAGGCTATTATATTTCAGAATTATAA
- a CDS encoding FtsK/SpoIIIE family DNA translocase: MGQKKQKQTDKKPKNQSDKSKQRKLIFGIVLIVISLFLIITFVSYFFTWQTDQSIWSEVGNRQEKANNLTSKIGAYLGYILIYKGFGLATLIPISLLFLSGLKIAFNLKIPMLNRWFWGVLWTVFIATFLGFFSGKASILGGVSGFEINHFLQDYLGRFGTILVLLLFLTLYVVFKANLTPEKVSAIFSDTLSKFKREKSSYNSTEKSTEKIDIKEDTKANKKDIFIKEKEAEKLDVFTHKKEIPFIDNFQNEASQEIEIEDDFFITNIKEPDFEVEKPKTEEIDPELLAQKLVENYGEYDPRLDLSDYRFPSIELLIEPKDNGIIINQEELEENKNTIVQTLKDYKIEISQIKATIGPTVTLYEIVPAAGIRISKIKNLEDDIALSLAALGIRIIAPIPGKGTIGIEVPNKKPTTVFMRSMITSPKFQHAEMELPVAFGKTISNETFVADLTKMPHLLMAGATGQGKSVGLNVVLTSLLYKKHPAEVKFVLVDPKKVELTLFNKIERHFLAKLPDSEDAIITDNKKVVNTLNSLCIEMDNRYELLKNAMVRNIKEYNAKFKARQLNPNEGHRFLPYIVLIVDEFADLIMTAGKEVELPIARLAQLARAIGIHLIIATQRPSVNVITGIIKANFPARIAFRVTSKIDSKTILDGSGAEQLIGRGDMLYTQGNEPIRIQCAFVDTPEINHITEYIGNQKAYPDAYLLPEYVGGESEGLDLDFNPEDRDPLFREAAEIVVNTQQGSASLLQRKLKLGYNRAGRLIDQLEHAGVVGPFEGSKARQVLIQDIVSLDRLLEGM; the protein is encoded by the coding sequence ATGGGACAAAAAAAGCAAAAACAAACAGATAAAAAGCCTAAAAATCAATCTGATAAGTCAAAACAACGAAAATTAATTTTCGGGATTGTTTTGATTGTCATTTCTCTTTTCTTAATTATCACATTTGTGTCCTATTTTTTCACTTGGCAAACCGACCAAAGCATTTGGTCTGAGGTTGGTAACCGACAAGAAAAAGCCAACAATCTTACCAGCAAAATAGGTGCTTATCTCGGGTATATTCTCATTTATAAAGGGTTTGGTTTAGCGACGCTTATTCCTATTAGTTTGTTGTTTTTGTCGGGATTAAAAATTGCTTTTAACCTCAAAATTCCTATGCTAAATCGATGGTTTTGGGGAGTGCTTTGGACTGTTTTCATCGCTACATTTTTGGGGTTTTTCTCAGGAAAAGCAAGTATTCTTGGAGGCGTTTCAGGTTTTGAAATCAATCACTTCCTTCAGGATTATTTAGGGCGTTTCGGCACAATATTAGTCTTATTACTATTTTTAACCTTATATGTTGTTTTCAAAGCTAACCTAACTCCTGAAAAAGTTAGTGCAATTTTTTCTGATACATTATCAAAATTCAAAAGAGAAAAATCATCGTACAACAGCACAGAAAAATCAACAGAAAAGATTGATATTAAAGAAGATACAAAAGCAAATAAAAAAGATATTTTCATAAAGGAAAAAGAAGCTGAAAAATTGGATGTTTTTACTCACAAAAAAGAAATTCCTTTCATTGATAATTTCCAAAATGAAGCTTCTCAAGAAATTGAAATTGAGGACGATTTTTTCATAACAAATATAAAAGAACCTGATTTTGAGGTAGAAAAACCTAAAACAGAAGAAATCGATCCTGAATTATTGGCTCAAAAATTGGTTGAAAATTATGGCGAATATGATCCCAGATTGGATTTGAGCGATTACAGATTTCCTTCAATTGAATTGCTAATTGAGCCGAAAGATAACGGAATCATTATCAATCAGGAAGAATTAGAGGAAAACAAAAACACTATCGTTCAGACACTTAAGGATTATAAAATTGAAATTTCGCAAATAAAAGCAACCATTGGGCCAACTGTTACACTTTATGAGATTGTTCCAGCAGCAGGAATTCGTATTTCCAAAATCAAAAATTTGGAAGATGACATCGCTCTTTCCTTGGCAGCTTTAGGAATACGTATTATCGCTCCTATTCCCGGAAAAGGAACTATCGGTATTGAGGTTCCTAACAAAAAACCTACAACGGTTTTTATGCGTTCGATGATAACCTCTCCTAAGTTTCAACACGCTGAAATGGAACTGCCTGTGGCTTTCGGTAAAACCATTAGTAACGAAACTTTTGTTGCCGATTTAACCAAAATGCCACATCTTTTGATGGCTGGTGCTACGGGACAAGGAAAATCCGTTGGTTTGAACGTAGTTTTAACATCTTTACTATACAAAAAACACCCTGCGGAAGTGAAATTTGTATTGGTCGACCCAAAGAAGGTGGAACTTACACTTTTCAACAAAATTGAACGTCACTTTTTAGCCAAATTACCTGACAGTGAGGATGCTATAATCACGGATAATAAAAAAGTTGTAAATACTTTGAACTCACTCTGTATTGAGATGGATAATCGCTACGAATTGCTGAAAAATGCTATGGTTCGTAACATAAAGGAATACAACGCAAAGTTCAAAGCAAGGCAATTAAACCCAAACGAGGGACACCGATTTTTACCGTATATTGTTTTGATAGTAGATGAATTTGCCGACCTGATTATGACTGCTGGGAAAGAAGTTGAATTGCCTATTGCCCGCTTGGCACAATTGGCACGAGCAATTGGTATTCACTTGATTATCGCCACACAACGTCCGTCTGTAAACGTGATTACAGGTATCATCAAAGCTAACTTCCCTGCAAGGATTGCTTTCCGTGTGACTTCAAAGATTGACTCCAAAACCATCTTAGATGGCTCGGGAGCGGAACAATTGATTGGTCGTGGGGATATGCTTTACACACAAGGCAATGAGCCAATTCGTATTCAATGTGCCTTTGTTGATACTCCGGAAATAAACCACATTACTGAATATATCGGTAACCAAAAGGCGTATCCTGATGCTTATTTACTACCAGAATACGTTGGTGGGGAAAGCGAAGGTCTTGATTTGGATTTCAATCCAGAAGATAGAGACCCTCTTTTTAGGGAAGCTGCTGAAATTGTGGTAAATACACAGCAAGGTTCTGCTTCACTTTTACAGCGAAAATTGAAGTTAGGCTACAACCGAGCCGGAAGACTTATTGACCAATTGGAACACGCTGGTGTTGTAGGTCCGTTTGAAGGAAGCAAAGCCAGACAAGTTTTGATACAAGATATCGTTTCTTTGGACAGACTTTTAGAGGGAATGTAG
- the tpx gene encoding thiol peroxidase has translation MATITLKGNTIHTAGELPKVGKSAPNFTAVSTGLAEVSLSDFKGKKVVLNIFPSIDTGVCAASVRRFHKELSNLNNVQILCVSKDLPFALGRFCGAEGIENLVMLSDFRGDFGNHYEVAITDGPLKGLLSRSIVVLDEEGNVIHTEQVAETTNEPDYEAALAKLK, from the coding sequence ATGGCAACAATCACATTAAAAGGTAATACTATCCACACAGCGGGAGAGTTACCAAAAGTAGGCAAATCAGCTCCTAACTTTACAGCAGTTTCAACAGGATTAGCAGAGGTTTCTTTAAGTGATTTTAAAGGGAAAAAAGTCGTTTTAAATATTTTCCCAAGTATTGACACGGGAGTTTGTGCGGCTTCTGTTCGCAGATTTCACAAAGAACTCAGCAACTTAAATAATGTGCAAATACTCTGTGTTTCAAAAGATTTACCTTTTGCTTTGGGGCGTTTTTGCGGAGCGGAAGGCATTGAAAATTTGGTAATGCTTTCTGATTTCAGAGGAGATTTTGGGAATCATTATGAAGTAGCGATTACTGACGGACCTTTGAAAGGCTTGCTGTCTCGTTCCATAGTTGTTTTAGACGAAGAAGGAAATGTTATTCACACGGAACAAGTGGCTGAAACTACCAACGAACCTGATTATGAGGCTGCATTGGCAAAACTGAAATAA
- a CDS encoding YitT family protein, producing the protein MKKNKSRRIKYLKSFYIKDYLVIILGLALFTIGLTGFIIPNRIVTGGLSGISIIVKYVTGIEIWKTTLVVNIVLLAIAFRAVNRQYVIRTLLGIGLLSLMLSFGESYLQPYFSENPPVSDEFLSAIVGGLFCGTGLGLVFSVNGSTGGTDIIGALVTKYYRISLARILLIVDVLIVVSSYFILDSDKETLERTIYGLILLPLMWQMVEIVINGARQSVQLFIFSKHYDEIATHINTEIKRGCTVIDGLGWYSQTPQKIVIVIARRTEATSIFRLVGSIDPEAFVTKATVMGVYGKGFDKLN; encoded by the coding sequence ATGAAAAAAAATAAAAGTCGTAGAATAAAATATCTGAAGTCTTTCTACATTAAAGATTATTTGGTAATCATTTTAGGATTGGCTCTTTTCACCATTGGGTTGACGGGGTTCATCATTCCAAACAGAATTGTAACCGGCGGACTGTCAGGAATTTCCATCATAGTTAAATATGTAACAGGCATTGAAATCTGGAAAACAACTTTGGTGGTAAATATCGTTTTACTGGCGATTGCTTTTCGTGCCGTAAACCGCCAATATGTCATTCGTACATTGTTAGGAATTGGTTTATTATCATTAATGTTGAGCTTTGGGGAATCTTATTTACAACCATATTTCTCTGAAAATCCACCGGTTAGCGATGAATTTCTTTCTGCAATTGTAGGAGGGCTGTTTTGCGGTACAGGTTTGGGGCTTGTTTTTTCAGTAAATGGAAGTACGGGAGGAACTGACATTATAGGTGCTTTGGTGACAAAATATTATCGTATCAGTCTCGCTCGAATTCTGTTAATCGTTGACGTTCTGATAGTTGTTTCATCTTATTTCATCTTAGATAGCGATAAAGAAACTTTAGAAAGAACGATTTACGGCTTGATTCTTCTTCCTTTGATGTGGCAAATGGTTGAAATTGTGATAAATGGAGCTCGCCAATCGGTTCAACTTTTCATATTCTCAAAACATTACGACGAAATTGCTACTCACATCAACACAGAAATAAAACGCGGATGCACCGTAATTGACGGACTTGGTTGGTATTCCCAAACTCCTCAGAAAATAGTAATTGTAATAGCACGCCGCACTGAAGCCACTTCTATTTTCCGATTAGTAGGAAGCATTGACCCTGAAGCTTTTGTAACCAAAGCAACTGTAATGGGCGTTTATGGAAAAGGCTTCGACAAGCTCAATTAA
- the nusB gene encoding transcription antitermination factor NusB: MLTRRHIRVKVMQSIYAMTQSQSQSLDKELKFLQNSANDTFKLYLLTFSLLKELHNMAVTQFEVAQKKYLATTQDKNLNKKIIDNQVFILISNNELLQDAINNAQMNCWDLDSEYVKIIYKKIIESDIYKRYVSEKKSDFNTDRDFVVDVFKEIVAPNEKIYDYIEGFNLTWIDDFSIVNTFILKLLKNVKPDSNEKYFVPKLFKNDDDKLFATDLLKKVTLNDEKLQSYIHEKTINWDKDRIAVLDNIIIKMAICEFLKFPTIPVKVTLNEYLEIAKEYSTEKSSIFINGILDNLSKEFQERNELNKIGRGLL, from the coding sequence ATGTTGACACGAAGACATATCAGAGTAAAGGTGATGCAATCCATTTATGCAATGACACAAAGTCAAAGTCAGAGCTTGGATAAAGAATTGAAGTTTTTACAAAATAGTGCGAACGATACGTTCAAACTTTATTTACTAACCTTCTCTCTTTTGAAAGAACTTCACAATATGGCTGTTACGCAGTTTGAAGTTGCACAGAAGAAATATTTAGCAACCACGCAGGATAAAAATTTGAATAAGAAAATAATTGATAATCAGGTTTTTATTCTTATTTCGAATAATGAGCTTCTGCAAGATGCAATCAATAATGCTCAGATGAATTGTTGGGATTTGGATAGCGAATATGTCAAAATTATTTATAAAAAGATTATAGAGAGTGACATATACAAAAGATATGTATCTGAAAAGAAATCCGATTTCAACACAGACAGAGACTTTGTTGTAGATGTATTTAAGGAAATTGTGGCTCCTAATGAAAAAATTTATGATTATATAGAAGGATTTAACTTAACTTGGATAGATGATTTTTCAATAGTTAATACTTTTATATTGAAGTTGTTAAAGAATGTAAAGCCAGATAGTAATGAAAAATATTTTGTGCCGAAACTCTTTAAAAATGATGACGACAAGTTATTTGCAACCGATTTACTGAAAAAGGTAACGCTAAATGACGAAAAATTACAGAGTTACATACACGAAAAAACAATTAATTGGGATAAAGATCGTATCGCTGTTTTGGATAATATAATCATCAAAATGGCTATTTGCGAGTTTTTGAAATTTCCGACAATTCCAGTGAAAGTAACTCTGAATGAATATCTTGAGATAGCTAAGGAATATTCAACAGAAAAAAGTAGTATTTTTATCAACGGAATTCTTGATAATTTATCCAAAGAATTTCAGGAAAGAAATGAGCTTAATAAAATAGGAAGAGGCTTGCTTTAA